Proteins from one Anaerosoma tenue genomic window:
- a CDS encoding cofactor-independent phosphoglycerate mutase, which yields MKHVILILDGAAGWPLPELGSKTTLGYAHTPNLDALAAMGIVGLAQTVPPGVEPSSSAACTSILGYDPVADYVGRGAIEAASLGIELADDEVAMRMNLVSVADGVMASYAAGHISTAESRRIVSELAEALGDDAFTFHPGLAYRHILVVKGHPEVLDLAYTPPHDISDRPVEGSLPSGEGAELLLDLMERARPVLDASAVNAARVARGDLPANEIWPFWPGAAPRGLRPFGEVRGVTAALTSGVDLLNGLAVLFGIDRLSIAGVTDGSDNDYRAQIEGALAVLDDHDLVVVHVEAPDEEGHAGDVQGKIAAIEAIDREIASVLRERVGEVRVLAMPDHPTPIELKTHVGEPVPFLLAGPGIMADQATAFTEAEAAATRRVIDPGRGVVDLLLA from the coding sequence GTGAAGCACGTGATCCTCATCCTCGACGGTGCGGCCGGGTGGCCGTTGCCCGAGCTGGGCTCCAAGACGACGCTTGGCTACGCACACACACCGAACCTCGACGCGTTGGCGGCGATGGGCATCGTTGGGCTTGCGCAGACGGTGCCTCCGGGGGTGGAGCCTTCGTCCTCGGCCGCGTGCACGTCGATCCTGGGATACGACCCGGTCGCCGACTACGTAGGCCGCGGCGCTATCGAGGCCGCCAGCCTCGGCATAGAACTGGCCGATGACGAAGTGGCGATGCGCATGAACCTGGTGAGCGTTGCCGACGGGGTCATGGCGTCGTACGCCGCGGGCCATATCAGCACGGCTGAGTCGCGGCGGATCGTCAGCGAACTGGCCGAGGCGCTCGGCGACGATGCCTTCACGTTCCACCCCGGACTGGCCTACCGGCACATCCTGGTGGTGAAGGGGCATCCCGAGGTGCTTGACCTGGCGTACACCCCGCCCCACGACATCAGTGACAGGCCGGTGGAGGGCAGCCTTCCCTCAGGGGAGGGTGCGGAGTTGCTGCTCGACTTGATGGAGCGGGCGCGGCCGGTGCTGGACGCCTCGGCTGTGAACGCCGCGCGCGTTGCGCGAGGAGACCTCCCGGCCAACGAGATCTGGCCCTTCTGGCCGGGAGCGGCGCCCCGTGGGCTGCGTCCGTTCGGGGAGGTCAGGGGCGTGACCGCGGCGCTCACCTCGGGCGTGGACCTGCTGAACGGCCTCGCGGTGCTCTTTGGCATCGATCGCCTGAGCATCGCCGGCGTCACCGATGGCTCCGATAACGACTACCGGGCGCAGATAGAGGGCGCGCTTGCCGTCTTGGACGACCACGATCTCGTGGTGGTGCACGTGGAGGCTCCCGACGAGGAGGGCCATGCGGGTGACGTGCAGGGCAAGATCGCCGCGATCGAGGCCATCGACCGCGAGATCGCGAGCGTGTTACGCGAGCGGGTCGGGGAGGTGCGGGTGCTTGCGATGCCCGATCACCCCACGCCCATCGAGCTGAAGACACACGTGGGGGAGCCGGTGCCGTTCCTGCTGGCGGGCCCCGGGATCATGGCCGACCAGGCGACGGCGTTCACGGAGGCCGAAGCCGCAGCGACCCGCCGGGTGATCGATCCCGGCCGCGGTGTCGTCGATCTGCTGCTTGCGTAG
- a CDS encoding GNAT family N-acetyltransferase yields MHPGHSLPILEGKGFTLRPLQRSDADAVLDLLRQPGVARWWGSYDTEKLEHDFFSASAGMTHLVMVGGEIAGVVQFHEENDPGYRHAGVDITLGDPFQDRGLGTAVLRRLIRYLIEERGHHRITIDPSVHNDRAIHVYRKVGFKPVGVMRKYERDPSGQWSDGLLMDLLAEEFVES; encoded by the coding sequence ATGCATCCCGGCCACTCGCTGCCCATACTCGAAGGTAAGGGCTTCACGCTGCGACCGCTCCAGCGATCCGATGCAGATGCGGTCCTGGACCTGCTGCGGCAACCGGGCGTGGCGCGGTGGTGGGGCTCCTATGATACCGAGAAGCTCGAGCATGATTTCTTCAGCGCCAGCGCCGGGATGACCCATCTCGTGATGGTCGGCGGCGAGATCGCGGGCGTCGTCCAGTTCCATGAGGAGAACGATCCGGGATACCGCCACGCAGGCGTGGACATCACCCTCGGCGATCCGTTCCAGGACCGCGGCCTGGGAACCGCGGTGCTCCGGCGCCTGATCCGTTACCTCATCGAGGAGCGTGGCCACCACCGGATCACCATCGACCCCTCCGTCCACAACGACCGGGCGATCCATGTGTACCGGAAAGTGGGCTTCAAGCCGGTGGGCGTCATGCGCAAGTACGAACGCGACCCGAGCGGCCAGTGGAGCGACGGGCTGCTCATGGATCTGCTCGCCGAGGAGTTCGTCGAGTCATGA
- a CDS encoding cell wall-binding repeat-containing protein yields the protein MKRRHRILFASIGLAVTVALTVPSTASGALVFSGSVVLDTPGYWYGQPHIGGRYIATYRARNDGTDRDVVVYDRQSPSTPLVHGAGDGIDQHYTDVSGSRVVWISNAEADGEVWYDDLSNATPPARITTDTRDDAGSVIDGNTIAWVDGLGSGRKIRFYDLERHAAGVVDACNLPNGLCVDSGRLAWMDDEKVAGKQGVYVYDTETTAEITVREVDSSVRRIVADSVDIHGDAVTWSEYLVSTDDKNIWVANVRTGVVAQVTNNVATQTSPAISGDLLPWQDDRTGDNDILAWWGPETPGYQDVATTAANEAAPDVYGHAVAYIVDPGSDSDIALATAALEPQRISGANRYETSAKISANRFIKSGTAVLATGVGFADALAASGLAGALESPLLLSAQNDLPAPISAELERLDTTFVFVIGGEAAIGTAVTDELDDMGISWQRIAGSDRYETAARIVPYLVDIMGNENRWWRRDAFFVRGDDFADALAIAPHAYAIGVPVLLVRKDSVPAVTAQTVANFNINDGYVIGGTAAISTPTAEDIGDLLGDAAVRWWGANRYATAIECARQGVSRGWLDYDRVGVATGMDFPDALSGGAACGYFGSPLLLTPPSSIPEDLDDFLGTTRYELGGMEVYGGEAVVSPYVFGRLDDYLY from the coding sequence ATGAAGCGTCGGCATCGTATCCTGTTCGCTTCGATCGGGCTGGCGGTGACGGTCGCGCTCACTGTGCCCTCCACCGCTTCGGGCGCTCTCGTGTTCAGCGGCAGCGTGGTGTTGGACACACCGGGTTACTGGTACGGCCAACCGCACATCGGTGGCCGCTACATCGCGACATACCGCGCACGCAACGACGGCACCGACCGGGACGTGGTCGTGTACGATCGCCAGTCACCCTCGACCCCACTCGTGCACGGTGCCGGTGATGGGATCGACCAACACTACACCGACGTTTCGGGAAGCCGCGTGGTGTGGATCAGCAACGCCGAGGCCGATGGCGAGGTCTGGTACGACGACCTCTCGAACGCCACTCCCCCCGCCCGCATCACCACCGACACGCGAGACGATGCGGGATCGGTGATCGATGGGAACACGATCGCGTGGGTCGACGGCCTCGGCAGTGGGCGCAAGATCCGCTTCTACGACCTCGAGCGTCACGCCGCAGGGGTAGTTGACGCATGCAACCTGCCCAACGGACTCTGCGTCGATTCCGGCCGACTGGCATGGATGGACGACGAGAAGGTGGCCGGGAAGCAGGGAGTGTACGTCTACGACACGGAGACCACCGCCGAGATCACCGTGCGAGAGGTGGACTCAAGCGTACGAAGGATCGTCGCGGACTCGGTGGACATCCACGGCGACGCCGTGACCTGGAGCGAGTATCTTGTCAGCACCGACGACAAGAACATATGGGTAGCCAACGTGCGCACGGGCGTTGTGGCCCAGGTGACGAACAACGTCGCCACGCAGACCTCACCGGCGATCTCGGGCGACCTGCTGCCATGGCAGGATGACCGTACTGGCGACAACGACATCCTTGCGTGGTGGGGTCCCGAGACGCCCGGTTACCAGGATGTCGCCACGACGGCAGCCAACGAAGCAGCGCCGGACGTCTACGGACACGCGGTCGCGTATATCGTCGACCCGGGTTCCGACTCCGATATCGCGCTGGCGACAGCGGCACTCGAACCACAGCGCATCTCCGGCGCCAACCGCTACGAGACCTCGGCCAAGATCTCAGCGAACAGGTTCATCAAGTCGGGCACCGCGGTCCTCGCCACCGGCGTCGGGTTCGCCGACGCCCTCGCCGCAAGCGGCCTGGCGGGAGCACTCGAGAGTCCCCTGCTCCTGTCGGCACAGAACGACCTGCCCGCTCCGATCTCAGCGGAACTCGAACGACTGGACACGACCTTCGTCTTCGTGATCGGCGGAGAAGCGGCGATCGGTACCGCCGTCACCGACGAGCTCGATGACATGGGCATCTCCTGGCAGCGCATCGCCGGATCGGACCGATACGAGACCGCCGCCAGGATCGTCCCATACCTCGTCGACATCATGGGTAACGAGAACCGCTGGTGGAGACGAGACGCCTTCTTCGTGCGCGGTGACGATTTCGCCGATGCGCTGGCGATAGCGCCCCACGCGTACGCCATCGGCGTGCCCGTGCTGCTGGTCCGCAAGGACTCGGTACCGGCCGTGACGGCGCAGACGGTGGCGAACTTCAACATCAACGACGGTTACGTCATCGGCGGGACAGCAGCCATCTCGACGCCCACGGCCGAGGACATCGGCGACCTGCTTGGTGACGCAGCGGTACGGTGGTGGGGCGCCAACCGCTACGCCACGGCCATCGAGTGCGCCAGACAGGGCGTGTCCCGCGGATGGCTCGACTACGACCGTGTAGGCGTAGCAACCGGTATGGACTTCCCCGACGCGCTCAGCGGTGGCGCCGCCTGCGGCTACTTCGGCAGCCCGCTCCTGCTCACGCCCCCGTCATCGATACCGGAAGACCTTGACGACTTCCTTGGCACGACGAGGTACGAGCTCGGCGGCATGGAGGTCTACGGCGGGGAGGCAGTGGTGAGCCCTTACGTGTTCGGGCGTCTGGACGACTACCTCTACTGA
- a CDS encoding class I SAM-dependent methyltransferase has protein sequence MAHYKFDIAKLEKLNDPARFESLPPDLFFAALDVPDGASVIVEIGAGTGLFAEAIAKRAPEATVYVADIAEEAIEWMREHRAGVAEGRIVPVLAGETHVPLDDAIADALFMINIHHEFVDTAASYREALRLLKPGGRLLVVDWAARETPKGPPQAVRATPSGLAECLKGAGFVDVMVDDSALPWHTMATARRSGE, from the coding sequence ATGGCACACTACAAGTTCGACATCGCCAAGCTCGAGAAGCTGAACGATCCCGCACGGTTCGAAAGCCTTCCGCCCGATCTGTTCTTCGCCGCTCTCGACGTGCCGGACGGCGCATCGGTGATCGTGGAGATCGGCGCGGGGACCGGACTCTTCGCCGAGGCCATCGCGAAGCGGGCTCCTGAAGCCACGGTCTACGTGGCGGACATCGCCGAGGAGGCGATCGAGTGGATGCGGGAGCATCGTGCTGGCGTGGCCGAGGGTCGGATCGTGCCCGTCCTGGCCGGGGAGACGCATGTCCCGCTGGATGACGCCATCGCCGACGCGCTCTTCATGATCAACATCCACCACGAGTTCGTGGACACGGCGGCTTCGTATCGGGAAGCGCTTCGATTGCTGAAGCCCGGTGGTCGCCTGCTCGTGGTCGACTGGGCTGCACGGGAGACCCCGAAGGGGCCACCGCAGGCCGTGCGCGCCACGCCGTCCGGACTGGCTGAATGCCTCAAGGGCGCTGGGTTCGTCGACGTGATGGTGGACGATTCGGCGCTGCCGTGGCACACCATGGCCACCGCCCGCCGCTCCGGAGAGTGA
- a CDS encoding cell wall-binding repeat-containing protein, producing the protein MSRNRLVVPIALALIAVLALMPLGHANALTTADYPKFYLDRGPLKIGLLHQQNPEIEGEFIVYQYRNSFASDPNEQFWNIAFHNLRTGNGTNYPILASDQTNPDVAAGRVAYESRQSGNGDIYYLDLREASPGSGRLIGSGIAAQVRPRISASHVVWKNLATDSLEYWDFATQTMSTVPESTGVEHWDVDGDMVVFSVDGNPQDTLYSWRLGEMAYPVEVYPGLSPLAGFPSIQHVRFHARRAYVQLAGLTSRTALIDLRWRSRTYLPDFSQQMTRPNLFDRSLVWESWEADPDANRALHFFIVGVNSVLDATNDDTQNFTRPSLFGNRLVYQAGTNGDIWMAADKPRVDRTYGDNRYATAVEISKAYFPDGPANGWDGNVTNSYTVVLATGENFPDALAATPLAAQMGAPLLLTPGASLPQVVIDELKRLKPWRVMIIGGPDVVSKGVADTIAAMGAKIDRVAGDDRYETSVEVAQKYAQQLEFDGIIWDKGVFVARGDAFPDALAAGPAAAGMHRPVLLTPPAALPRSVNDWFVDVEIEDAVIIGGVTAVSEHAKAQVDGHLAWMSSPPSERWYGDDRYATAAQIARNAYYLRALDFDMIGIATGENFPDALGGGAACGYYGSPLLLTRNTAVPPGLTDFLTTHEYRIGRGDVFGGPDVVSEATRSGVRARLK; encoded by the coding sequence ATGTCCCGGAACCGGCTCGTCGTCCCGATTGCTCTTGCTCTGATCGCTGTGCTGGCGCTCATGCCGCTCGGGCACGCGAACGCGCTCACGACAGCCGACTACCCGAAGTTCTACCTCGACCGGGGACCGCTGAAGATCGGCCTCCTGCACCAACAGAACCCCGAGATCGAAGGCGAGTTCATCGTCTATCAGTACAGGAACTCGTTCGCGTCCGACCCCAACGAGCAGTTCTGGAACATCGCCTTCCACAACCTCCGGACAGGAAACGGCACGAACTACCCGATCCTCGCCTCGGACCAGACGAACCCCGATGTGGCTGCGGGCAGGGTCGCCTACGAGTCACGACAATCGGGCAACGGTGACATCTACTATCTCGACTTGCGTGAAGCTTCTCCCGGCTCGGGTCGCCTGATCGGCAGCGGTATCGCCGCACAGGTTCGGCCACGCATCAGCGCGAGCCACGTCGTATGGAAGAACCTCGCGACGGATAGCCTCGAGTACTGGGACTTCGCAACGCAGACCATGTCGACAGTCCCAGAGTCCACCGGTGTGGAGCACTGGGACGTGGATGGCGACATGGTCGTCTTCTCGGTCGACGGCAATCCGCAGGACACGCTCTACAGCTGGCGGTTGGGTGAGATGGCGTATCCGGTCGAGGTCTACCCGGGGCTCAGCCCGCTAGCCGGCTTCCCCTCGATACAGCACGTTCGGTTCCATGCAAGGCGCGCGTACGTACAGCTTGCGGGACTCACCTCACGCACCGCGCTGATCGACCTGCGCTGGCGCTCGAGAACCTACCTGCCGGATTTCTCACAGCAGATGACACGGCCGAACCTGTTCGACCGAAGTCTCGTGTGGGAGAGCTGGGAGGCTGACCCCGATGCCAACCGGGCCCTGCACTTCTTCATCGTCGGCGTGAACTCGGTCCTTGACGCGACCAACGACGACACCCAGAACTTCACGCGCCCTTCGCTCTTCGGCAACCGGCTCGTGTACCAGGCTGGCACCAACGGCGACATCTGGATGGCAGCGGACAAGCCCCGCGTCGATCGCACCTACGGGGACAACCGGTATGCCACGGCCGTCGAGATCTCCAAGGCCTACTTCCCCGATGGACCGGCCAACGGCTGGGACGGCAACGTCACGAACAGCTACACCGTCGTGCTCGCCACCGGTGAGAACTTCCCCGACGCGCTTGCGGCCACACCGCTCGCCGCACAGATGGGCGCCCCCCTCCTGCTCACGCCAGGCGCCTCGCTCCCGCAGGTCGTGATCGATGAGCTCAAGCGGCTGAAGCCATGGCGCGTCATGATCATCGGCGGGCCGGACGTCGTGTCCAAGGGCGTCGCCGACACGATCGCGGCGATGGGCGCCAAGATCGACCGAGTGGCGGGTGACGACCGGTACGAGACCTCGGTCGAGGTCGCCCAGAAGTACGCACAGCAGCTCGAGTTCGACGGCATTATCTGGGACAAGGGCGTCTTCGTGGCCCGCGGCGACGCGTTCCCGGACGCACTCGCGGCCGGACCTGCCGCCGCCGGTATGCACCGACCGGTCCTGCTCACACCGCCCGCGGCGCTTCCCAGAAGCGTCAACGACTGGTTCGTAGACGTTGAGATCGAGGACGCGGTGATCATCGGTGGCGTCACGGCGGTCAGCGAACACGCCAAGGCACAGGTCGACGGCCACCTCGCGTGGATGAGCAGTCCGCCCTCTGAGCGCTGGTACGGCGACGACCGCTACGCCACCGCCGCGCAGATCGCCCGCAACGCCTACTATCTCCGTGCGCTCGACTTCGACATGATCGGCATCGCCACCGGCGAGAACTTCCCGGACGCGCTCGGCGGAGGGGCTGCATGCGGCTACTACGGTAGCCCGCTCCTGCTCACGCGCAACACCGCGGTGCCACCGGGTCTCACGGACTTCCTCACGACGCACGAGTACCGCATCGGACGCGGGGACGTCTTCGGCGGCCCGGATGTGGTGAGCGAGGCCACGAGAAGCGGGGTCCGCGCCCGGCTGAAGTGA
- the thrC gene encoding threonine synthase produces MRYMDTRALDDSRPAFSRAVVKGIAPGGGLFVPEAIPSFSLDEVLELSGMPYWQRAARVFERFGVDVPEDRIGELMRAAYGTQWDDERIAPVVEVTAGTHVLELWHGPTSAFKDMALQCMPLFFSEAVDAMQSSGEIADDFLILVATSGDTGKAALEGFADRAHTAIVVFYPDGGVSDIQRLQMVTQRGENVGVFGVRGNFDDCQTAVKAAFNDEAFAAELHERHGLRLSSANSINWGRLLPQIAYYVSAYADMVAAGGVKPGSPMDVCVPTGNFGNILGAYYAKRAGVPIGRLLCASNENNVLTDFIATGTYDISGREFVTTPSPSMDILISSNLERLLYHLAGPEAVRGWMAELAANRTFTVDRETFAAVRGLLVADWASNDESLATIDRVYREHGYLMDPHTAVAWEVAERLRGLDPVLVVSTAHWAKFGADVLKALTHTPYGQPLPPEMRDMSGLEMLGLVGTLAPGAAKVPDPLADLSRLSPRFGGVVEAGKHGVEDAVRDWLAG; encoded by the coding sequence ATGCGGTACATGGACACGCGCGCGCTCGATGATTCACGCCCCGCCTTCAGCAGGGCCGTGGTCAAGGGCATCGCGCCCGGCGGAGGCCTCTTCGTTCCCGAGGCCATCCCGTCGTTCTCGCTCGACGAGGTGCTCGAGCTCTCGGGTATGCCGTACTGGCAGCGCGCCGCCCGGGTGTTCGAGCGCTTCGGTGTCGATGTGCCGGAGGACCGCATCGGCGAGCTGATGCGGGCTGCTTACGGCACCCAGTGGGACGACGAGCGCATCGCCCCGGTGGTGGAGGTGACAGCGGGCACCCACGTGCTCGAACTCTGGCACGGCCCCACCAGCGCCTTCAAGGACATGGCGCTCCAGTGCATGCCGCTCTTCTTCTCCGAGGCGGTCGATGCGATGCAGTCCTCGGGCGAGATCGCCGACGACTTCCTCATCCTCGTGGCGACCTCGGGAGATACCGGGAAAGCCGCGCTGGAAGGCTTCGCCGACCGCGCCCACACCGCGATCGTGGTGTTCTACCCCGATGGCGGCGTGAGTGACATCCAGCGCCTGCAGATGGTGACCCAGCGCGGGGAGAACGTGGGTGTGTTCGGCGTGCGCGGCAACTTCGACGACTGCCAGACCGCCGTGAAGGCCGCGTTCAACGACGAGGCCTTCGCCGCCGAGCTCCACGAGCGCCACGGGCTGCGCCTGTCCTCCGCCAACTCCATCAACTGGGGTCGCCTGCTCCCGCAGATCGCGTACTACGTGAGCGCCTACGCGGACATGGTCGCCGCAGGCGGCGTGAAGCCGGGCTCACCCATGGACGTCTGCGTCCCAACGGGCAACTTCGGCAACATCCTCGGCGCCTACTACGCCAAGCGAGCCGGCGTGCCCATCGGGCGTCTCCTCTGCGCGAGCAACGAGAACAACGTGCTCACCGACTTCATCGCCACCGGCACCTACGACATCTCGGGTCGCGAGTTCGTCACCACACCGAGCCCGAGCATGGACATCCTGATATCGAGCAACCTGGAGCGCCTGCTCTATCACCTGGCAGGCCCCGAGGCTGTGCGGGGCTGGATGGCCGAGCTTGCCGCCAACCGCACATTCACGGTGGACCGCGAGACGTTCGCGGCGGTGCGCGGACTGCTCGTTGCCGACTGGGCAAGCAACGACGAGAGCCTTGCCACCATCGACCGTGTCTACCGGGAGCACGGCTACCTGATGGACCCGCACACCGCCGTGGCGTGGGAGGTCGCCGAGCGGCTCCGAGGGCTCGATCCGGTGCTCGTGGTCTCCACGGCGCATTGGGCCAAGTTCGGCGCGGATGTGCTCAAGGCACTCACCCACACCCCGTACGGCCAGCCGCTCCCGCCAGAGATGCGCGACATGAGCGGCCTGGAGATGCTCGGCCTGGTCGGAACGCTGGCCCCCGGGGCCGCGAAGGTCCCGGATCCGCTTGCGGACCTGTCCCGGCTGAGCCCGCGCTTCGGTGGAGTGGTGGAGGCAGGCAAGCACGGCGTGGAGGATGCGGTGAGGGACTGGCTGGCAGGATAG
- a CDS encoding substrate-binding domain-containing protein — protein sequence MKGLGVIDQQVQLSAIADPRRLAILRMLMVRPMTLSQIGERIGKHPAWVRHHVQVLVAARLAALVEERAVKNYVEKYYAATAGAFEAHMVIAPESDEPRTLIALGSHDLGLALLSEDVESSHVGLVSVPVGSLDGLIALRQGLCDIAGCHLFDDERNEYNTPFLRHLFPDMPVLAVTLAYREQGLITAPGNPLGLHGVEDLSRGGVRLANRNPGSGTRVWLDARLRHESIDTGKIPGYEDTLSTHTAVAGAIASGAADAGVGLRASAEALGLGFTPLFMERYDLVMRKDRLSDDALMTLLDSLSSRHLKRTLGAIAGYDTAHTGEEAGL from the coding sequence ATGAAGGGTCTTGGAGTCATCGACCAGCAAGTACAACTGAGCGCCATCGCCGATCCGCGCAGACTGGCGATTCTGCGCATGCTGATGGTGCGCCCGATGACCCTGAGTCAGATCGGCGAGCGTATCGGCAAACACCCCGCCTGGGTACGCCACCATGTACAGGTCCTTGTGGCCGCCCGACTCGCCGCTCTTGTCGAAGAGCGAGCCGTCAAGAACTACGTGGAGAAGTACTACGCGGCCACTGCAGGGGCGTTCGAGGCGCATATGGTCATCGCCCCCGAGTCGGACGAGCCCAGAACGCTCATCGCGCTTGGCAGCCATGACCTTGGACTGGCGCTGTTGAGCGAGGATGTCGAGAGCTCGCATGTCGGGCTGGTAAGCGTACCGGTCGGCAGCCTTGACGGTCTGATAGCGCTTCGCCAAGGGCTGTGCGACATCGCAGGATGCCACCTGTTCGACGACGAGCGCAATGAGTACAACACCCCGTTCCTGCGCCATCTGTTCCCCGACATGCCCGTCCTGGCCGTGACCCTCGCATACCGCGAGCAGGGCCTTATCACGGCCCCGGGGAACCCCCTCGGTCTTCACGGAGTCGAGGACCTCTCCCGCGGCGGAGTCCGCCTGGCCAACCGCAACCCGGGTTCCGGCACCAGGGTCTGGCTTGACGCCCGGCTTCGCCACGAGTCCATCGACACCGGGAAGATCCCGGGCTACGAGGACACGCTGTCGACCCACACAGCGGTGGCGGGCGCCATAGCATCCGGCGCAGCCGATGCCGGGGTGGGGCTTCGGGCATCTGCCGAGGCGCTCGGCCTCGGATTCACGCCCCTCTTCATGGAGCGATACGACCTGGTCATGCGCAAGGACCGTCTCAGTGACGACGCCCTGATGACGCTTCTGGACAGCCTGTCCTCGCGACACCTCAAGCGCACGCTGGGCGCGATCGCCGGCTACGACACGGCACACACTGGCGAAGAAGCGGGGCTCTGA